A region from the Triticum aestivum cultivar Chinese Spring chromosome 3D, IWGSC CS RefSeq v2.1, whole genome shotgun sequence genome encodes:
- the LOC123074200 gene encoding cysteine-rich receptor-like protein kinase 27 — translation MALSPTSWLLLSLLAATPAPGTCEERARIAEAGGLLHCYQPPALTNATNGTAFRATLLPLLRSLPSTAARTGFASLHSAARGERAFARGLCFGNSTAPSECARCLSAAAGNLTAGCGATSLRAGIWSDRCFVGYADTNTTSPREDAFRARVLLPGNDAVPRSVASTKSFYYAHQHDVLVAMAKDVARRAAANISGPRMLATAEETNSNSAVSRTVHVLAQCGRDRTAADCVRCLKDSVQAVHWDLDAARGDGGVAAAVVGFDCYLRFEVSTAVGDNYATNLVLLASLVLDMLVGVLCAFTCAVAA, via the exons ATGGCGCTTTCACCTACCTCGTGGTTGCTCCTCTCCCTCCTCGCCGCAACGCCGGCCCCTGGCACCTGCGAGGAGCGCGCACGCATCGCGGAAGCGGGCGGCTTGCTCCACTGCTACCAGCCGCCGGCGCTCACCAACGCCACCAACGGCACGGCGTTTCGCGCCaccctgctcccgctcctccgctcTCTCCCCTCCACCGCCGCGCGCACGGGCTTCGCCTCCCTACATTCCGCCGCCCGCGGGGAGCGCGCGTTCGCGCGGGGCCTCTGCTTCGGCAACTCCACGGCGCCGTCCGAGTGCGCCCGGTGCCTGTCCGCCGCGGCTGGGAACCTCACCGCCGGCTGCGGCGCCACCAGCCTGCGCGCCGGCATCTGGAGCGACCGGTGCTTCGTCGGCTACGCCGACACCAACACAACCTCGCCTAGAGAGGACGCCTTCCGCGCGCGCGTCCTCCTCCCGGGCAACGACGCCGTCCCTCGCTCTGTGGCCAGCACCAAATCCTTCTACTACGCCCACCAGCACGATGTACTCGTCGCCATGGCGAAGGACGTGGCGCGGCGCGCGGCCGCAAACATCTCCGGGCCGCGGATGCTGGCCACAGCGGAGGAGACCAACTCCAACAGCGCGGTGAGCAGAACAGTGCACGTTCTGGCGCAGTGCGGGAGGGACCGCACGGCGGCGGACTGCGTCCGGTGCTTGAAGGACTCGGTGCAGGCCGTGCACTGGGACCTCGACGCTGCCCGCGGCGACGGTGGCGTGGCGGCCGCGGTGGTGGGCTTCGACTGCTACCTACGGTTCGAGGTCTCCACTGCAGTGGGTGACAACTATGCCACTAATC TTGTACTACTGGCGTCCCTCGTGCTGGATATGTTGGTAGGAGTCTTATGCGCGTTTACTTGTGCTGTTGCCGCGTGA